The following are from one region of the Arcobacter defluvii genome:
- the nusB gene encoding transcription antitermination factor NusB, translating to MATRTQARESVIGLLYAYDLGNEGIAKFVDEILEEKKIRNKQKDFALKLFNGSIENLEKIDTEIISHLNQGTLEDIGSVEKSILRLAIYEILFEDLPKAVVINEAIELSKKLASDGAPKFVNGLLDKVVKA from the coding sequence TTGGCAACTAGAACACAAGCAAGAGAGTCTGTAATTGGTTTATTATATGCTTATGATTTAGGAAATGAAGGTATAGCAAAATTTGTTGATGAAATTTTAGAAGAAAAAAAAATTAGAAATAAACAAAAAGATTTTGCACTAAAATTATTTAATGGATCAATTGAAAATTTGGAAAAAATTGATACTGAAATAATATCTCATTTGAATCAAGGAACTTTAGAAGATATTGGTTCTGTTGAAAAATCAATTTTAAGATTAGCTATTTATGAAATATTATTTGAAGATTTACCAAAAGCAGTAGTAATAAATGAAGCTATAGAATTATCTAAAAAATTAGCAAGTGATGGGGCACCAAAATTTGTAAATGGTTTACTAGATAAAGTTGTAAAGGCATAA
- a CDS encoding radical SAM/SPASM domain-containing protein, translated as MNIKKFKKVHIEITNICNLKCTFCPPKILPNGIMSLEQFDSLNFQLKPYTKELAYHVVGDPLVLTNLNEYLNISLKHGLKVNITTTANNINEKHYETLLNSTIKQINFSINSYNANSHKKSLDEYLEPIINFVKFAQSRKHEYFINFRIWNLDEEKSAKEFNTKVFDKINEAFNTEINIEEVYKQRPKNIRIDRKIFFNFDEYFNWPSLNNEIVSTKGFCYGLDSHFGILTNGDVIPCCLDQNAVVNLGNTNNTQIEDILKSKKVLDIQKGFKKNILVEELCQKCEYRTRFDEKRI; from the coding sequence ATGAATATAAAAAAATTTAAAAAAGTACATATAGAAATAACTAATATATGTAATTTAAAATGTACATTTTGCCCTCCAAAAATTTTACCAAATGGAATAATGAGTTTAGAACAATTTGATAGTTTAAATTTTCAATTAAAGCCATATACAAAAGAGTTGGCTTATCATGTTGTTGGCGATCCACTTGTTTTGACAAATTTAAATGAATATCTAAATATTAGTTTAAAGCATGGATTAAAAGTAAATATTACAACAACAGCAAATAATATAAATGAAAAACATTATGAAACACTTTTAAATTCAACAATAAAGCAAATAAATTTTTCAATAAATTCATATAATGCAAATTCGCATAAGAAATCTTTAGATGAATATTTAGAACCAATTATAAATTTTGTAAAATTTGCTCAAAGTAGAAAACATGAATATTTTATAAATTTTAGAATTTGGAATTTAGATGAAGAAAAAAGTGCAAAAGAGTTTAATACTAAAGTTTTTGATAAAATAAATGAAGCATTTAATACAGAAATAAATATAGAAGAAGTTTATAAACAAAGACCTAAAAATATAAGAATAGATAGAAAAATATTTTTTAATTTTGATGAATATTTTAACTGGCCATCTTTAAATAATGAGATTGTTTCTACAAAAGGTTTTTGTTATGGTTTAGATTCACATTTTGGGATTTTAACAAATGGTGATGTTATTCCTTGTTGCTTAGACCAAAATGCAGTTGTAAATTTAGGGAATACAAACAATACACAAATAGAAGATATATTAAAATCAAAAAAAGTTTTAGATATTCAAAAGGGATTTAAAAAAAATATTTTAGTTGAAGAACTTTGTCAAAAGTGTGAGTATCGAACAAGATTTGATGAAAAAAGGATTTAA
- the pyrF gene encoding orotidine-5'-phosphate decarboxylase: MKLCVSLDLPTAEENLRLVKQIKDFDVWLKVGFRSYIRDGKKFLEDLKVINPNFKIFLDLKLYDIPNTMADAAEEIANFGLVDMFNVHASSGVEAMKTVMNRIKDIPNKPLVLAVTALTSFDNDSFKAIYNEDISTKATQFAIDTFESGIDGVVCSAFESLDIKNNTSKDFITLCPGIRPFGEDSGDQKRVADLPFSKENLVDFIVVGRPIYKSENPKEVVEEILKNI, from the coding sequence ATGAAATTATGTGTCTCTTTAGATTTGCCAACTGCTGAAGAAAATCTTAGGTTAGTAAAACAAATAAAAGATTTTGATGTTTGGTTAAAAGTTGGATTTAGAAGTTATATTAGAGATGGTAAAAAGTTTTTAGAAGATTTAAAAGTAATAAATCCAAATTTTAAAATATTTTTAGATTTAAAACTTTATGATATTCCAAATACAATGGCAGATGCTGCTGAAGAAATAGCAAATTTTGGATTAGTGGATATGTTTAATGTTCATGCAAGTTCAGGTGTAGAAGCTATGAAAACAGTTATGAATAGGATAAAAGATATTCCTAATAAACCTTTAGTTTTAGCTGTAACTGCTCTTACTTCTTTTGATAATGATAGTTTTAAAGCTATTTACAATGAAGATATAAGTACAAAAGCAACACAATTTGCAATTGATACATTTGAATCAGGAATAGATGGAGTTGTTTGTTCTGCATTTGAAAGCTTAGATATTAAAAATAATACTTCGAAAGATTTTATAACTTTATGTCCTGGAATTAGACCTTTTGGTGAGGATAGTGGTGACCAAAAAAGAGTGGCAGATCTTCCTTTTTCAAAAGAAAATTTAGTAGATTTTATTGTTGTTGGTAGACCAATATACAAATCTGAAAATCCAAAAGAGGTTGTTGAAGAGATATTGAAAAATATTTAA
- a CDS encoding EI24 domain-containing protein, with protein sequence MDEIEIIFKSIKDFFTSSMLRIALIPLIITMIILYAIFFAAADFGISSLQEIAAASQNGQEVVIDENAPFYFIWATYLIVFLFKYSFTSWIAGFLLYSIGTVIVLQASVILSIIIIGFLTPMILGILHKRYYSHLVLNGYGTLFSSLWVLFKSAIMMIILFLVLIPVYFVPVLNIIAFSLPLYYFFHKLLNFDVSSTILSKEEYKTIYKTQGNNFRLRTLFLYIISMIPFATLFSAVYYVIYLGHSYFIQLDKLQKASVYEEKEEQKEDIKLISN encoded by the coding sequence ATGGATGAAATAGAAATTATATTTAAAAGTATAAAAGATTTTTTTACAAGTTCAATGTTAAGAATTGCATTAATTCCGTTGATTATAACGATGATTATTTTATATGCAATATTTTTTGCGGCAGCAGATTTTGGAATTTCAAGTTTACAAGAAATAGCAGCAGCTTCTCAAAATGGACAAGAAGTTGTTATTGATGAAAATGCTCCTTTTTATTTTATTTGGGCAACTTATTTGATAGTATTTTTGTTTAAATATTCTTTTACTTCTTGGATTGCAGGATTTTTACTTTATTCAATTGGAACAGTTATTGTTTTACAAGCTTCAGTGATTTTATCAATAATTATTATTGGTTTTTTAACACCAATGATTTTAGGAATATTACATAAAAGATACTATTCTCATTTAGTTTTAAATGGATATGGAACCTTATTTTCTTCTTTATGGGTATTATTTAAAAGTGCAATAATGATGATAATTTTATTTTTAGTGTTAATTCCAGTTTATTTTGTTCCTGTTTTAAATATAATAGCTTTTTCTTTACCTCTTTATTATTTCTTTCATAAACTTCTAAATTTTGATGTAAGCTCAACAATTTTAAGTAAAGAAGAGTATAAAACAATTTATAAAACTCAAGGGAATAATTTTAGACTTAGAACATTGTTTTTATATATTATTTCAATGATCCCATTTGCAACGCTTTTTAGTGCAGTTTATTATGTTATTTATTTAGGACATTCATATTTTATACAACTTGATAAATTACAAAAAGCTTCTGTTTATGAAGAAAAGGAAGAACAAAAAGAGGATATAAAACTAATCTCTAACTAG
- a CDS encoding ABC transporter substrate-binding protein: MSKRIKEIILIIIFLTTSLYGNLEKVSLQLEWKHQFEFAGFYTALEKGYYKDVGLDVEIKEFEDGINISQDVIDGKSTFGLSSSALILEKLKNRPVVLIASYFKQNALALVTKPNIKTPADLKNKKIMALDWEMGHTSLGVMLKDFGIEKDDYTLIPHDFKIDKFINNEIDAMSIFITSQPFELNKLGVEYNILNPANFGIYSYDEELFTSENIIYKNPKMVENFINASNKGWEYAFKNKKEIVDLIYNKYTKRKTKESLLYEANKTEEIFKTNIFKIGAVAPELIKLNADLYSNLGLVDKNFDITALLNSYYISNENKNLISFTEEEKAYLETHPIIKIHNEMNWPPFNYNVNGIPTGFSIDYMNLLASKLKMHVEYISGFTWNEYIEKLKKQEIDVMLNMSKTKDREKNFIFTTSYTKAIDTIFTRKNSNLKNIKDFEGKTLAVIKGFYEEELLKRYYPNIKLLLVNDSIEALEKVAFGDADGSIDNFAVGNYQIESNHISNLKPAFSINDERFNLDMFIATNKNNEILRNILQKGKDKINEEDILELKRKWINPKENDKNSNIYLSQEEKAYLNNKKVITMCVDPEWEPFEKINEKGQHEGIAADIIKIISSSLNINIELVPTKSWEESIEFSQEKKCDILSFLNETPKRKEWLNFTEPIFEDPNVIVARLETKEIKDLSKIKASIALPKGTAMAELFAKDFPNLIIIPTNSEDEAFKLVEDKKADLTIRSMIIAAYTIKKDNIFNLKIVNQPKGYENYLRIGVEKNNITLLNILNKAIENIDKKDIENIVTKWVVIKYEKTTDYTYFWIVSAIIIIFIIFILYRQYLLKLTNKYLKDEVIKRTTQLENSNLILEQKKDELSTLNKTLEEKIKKEVEKNRLIQEKLFKADKLASMGEMISNIAHQWRQPLSIISTIATGTKLQKEINTLKEEELIENMDLINKNAQYLSETIDDFKNFIKGDRKIQNYNLYNTIQHFIHIVHSSIKNSNIQLVLDLDKTIYVEGYPNELIQCLINIFNNSKDAYEEIKEKEPLFFIQTKKEDNQIYIIIKDNGGGIPENIISKIYDPYFTTKHKSQGTGLGLNMTYKLVTEGAHGKIDATNVKYMYKNKLYKGVEFKIIIEI, from the coding sequence ATGTCAAAAAGAATAAAAGAGATAATATTAATCATAATATTTCTAACAACGAGCCTATATGGGAATTTAGAAAAGGTCTCTTTACAACTAGAATGGAAACATCAATTTGAATTTGCAGGATTTTATACAGCTTTAGAAAAGGGTTATTATAAAGATGTTGGCTTAGATGTAGAAATAAAAGAGTTTGAAGATGGAATTAATATAAGCCAAGATGTTATTGATGGAAAATCAACTTTTGGGCTTAGTTCTTCGGCATTGATTTTAGAAAAACTAAAAAATAGACCAGTTGTCTTAATTGCTTCTTATTTTAAACAAAATGCTTTAGCATTAGTTACAAAACCAAATATAAAAACTCCTGCTGATTTAAAAAACAAAAAAATCATGGCTTTAGATTGGGAAATGGGTCATACAAGTTTAGGAGTTATGTTAAAAGATTTTGGAATAGAAAAAGATGATTATACTTTAATACCTCATGATTTTAAAATTGATAAATTTATAAATAATGAAATTGATGCAATGAGTATTTTTATAACTTCTCAACCTTTTGAATTAAATAAATTAGGAGTTGAATACAATATTTTAAATCCTGCAAATTTTGGAATTTATTCTTATGATGAAGAACTTTTTACAAGTGAAAATATTATTTATAAAAATCCAAAAATGGTTGAAAACTTTATTAATGCTTCAAATAAGGGATGGGAATATGCTTTTAAAAACAAAAAAGAGATTGTTGATTTAATTTATAATAAATATACAAAAAGAAAAACTAAAGAATCTTTACTATATGAAGCAAATAAAACAGAAGAAATATTTAAAACAAATATTTTTAAAATAGGTGCTGTCGCACCTGAACTTATAAAACTAAATGCTGATTTATACTCAAATCTTGGATTAGTTGATAAAAACTTTGATATTACAGCTCTTTTAAATTCTTATTATATTTCTAATGAAAATAAAAATTTGATATCATTTACGGAAGAAGAAAAAGCTTATTTAGAAACTCATCCCATAATAAAAATTCACAATGAAATGAATTGGCCTCCTTTTAATTATAATGTAAATGGAATACCAACTGGATTTTCAATCGATTATATGAATCTTTTAGCATCTAAATTAAAAATGCATGTTGAATATATTTCTGGTTTTACATGGAATGAATATATTGAAAAATTAAAAAAACAAGAAATTGATGTTATGTTAAATATGTCAAAAACAAAAGATAGAGAAAAAAATTTTATATTTACAACTAGCTATACAAAAGCAATTGATACAATATTTACTAGAAAAAATAGTAATTTAAAAAATATTAAAGATTTTGAAGGAAAAACACTTGCAGTTATAAAAGGTTTTTATGAAGAAGAACTTTTAAAAAGATATTACCCAAATATAAAACTATTATTAGTAAATGATTCAATTGAAGCATTAGAAAAAGTTGCTTTTGGAGATGCTGATGGTTCTATTGATAATTTTGCAGTTGGAAATTATCAAATTGAAAGTAACCATATTTCAAATTTAAAACCTGCTTTTTCTATAAATGATGAAAGATTTAATTTAGATATGTTTATTGCAACAAATAAAAACAATGAAATATTAAGAAATATTTTACAAAAAGGTAAAGACAAAATAAACGAAGAAGATATTTTAGAATTAAAAAGAAAATGGATTAATCCAAAAGAAAATGATAAAAATTCAAATATCTATTTAAGCCAAGAAGAAAAAGCTTACTTAAATAATAAAAAAGTAATTACAATGTGTGTTGACCCAGAATGGGAACCATTTGAAAAGATTAATGAAAAAGGGCAACATGAAGGAATTGCAGCTGATATTATAAAAATTATATCTTCATCTTTGAATATCAACATTGAACTTGTTCCAACAAAATCATGGGAAGAGAGTATAGAATTTTCACAAGAAAAGAAATGTGATATTTTAAGTTTTTTAAATGAAACACCAAAAAGAAAAGAGTGGTTAAATTTTACTGAACCAATATTTGAAGATCCAAATGTAATAGTTGCTAGACTTGAAACCAAAGAGATCAAGGATTTATCTAAAATAAAAGCATCTATTGCTTTACCAAAAGGTACAGCAATGGCAGAATTATTTGCTAAAGATTTTCCAAATTTAATAATCATTCCTACAAATTCAGAAGATGAAGCTTTTAAATTAGTTGAAGATAAAAAAGCTGATTTAACTATACGTTCAATGATTATAGCAGCATACACAATAAAAAAAGATAATATATTTAATCTTAAAATTGTAAACCAACCAAAAGGTTATGAAAATTATTTAAGAATTGGAGTAGAGAAAAACAACATTACTCTTTTAAATATTTTAAATAAAGCTATTGAAAATATAGATAAAAAAGATATTGAAAATATAGTAACAAAATGGGTTGTAATAAAATATGAAAAAACAACAGATTATACATATTTTTGGATAGTATCTGCAATAATTATAATATTTATCATATTTATTTTATACAGACAATATCTGCTAAAACTTACAAATAAATATTTAAAAGATGAAGTTATAAAAAGAACTACTCAGCTAGAAAATTCAAACTTGATTTTGGAACAAAAAAAAGATGAACTCTCAACTTTAAATAAAACTCTTGAAGAAAAAATAAAAAAAGAAGTTGAAAAAAATAGACTTATACAAGAAAAGCTTTTTAAAGCAGATAAATTAGCTTCTATGGGAGAAATGATTAGTAATATTGCCCATCAATGGAGACAGCCTTTATCTATAATTTCGACTATTGCAACAGGAACTAAACTTCAAAAAGAGATTAATACATTAAAAGAAGAAGAATTAATTGAAAATATGGACTTAATAAATAAAAATGCTCAATATTTATCAGAAACTATTGATGATTTCAAAAATTTTATAAAAGGTGATAGAAAAATCCAAAATTACAATTTATATAATACTATACAACATTTTATACATATAGTTCATTCTTCAATAAAAAATTCTAATATTCAGTTAGTTCTAGATTTAGATAAAACAATTTATGTAGAGGGTTATCCAAATGAATTAATTCAATGTTTAATTAATATTTTTAATAATTCTAAAGATGCATATGAAGAGATAAAAGAAAAAGAACCACTATTCTTCATTCAAACAAAAAAGGAAGATAATCAAATTTATATAATAATAAAAGATAATGGTGGAGGGATTCCTGAAAATATTATTTCTAAAATATATGACCCATATTTTACAACAAAACATAAATCACAAGGAACAGGACTTGGTTTAAATATGACTTATAAACTTGTAACCGAAGGTGCACATGGTAAAATAGATGCTACGAATGTGAAATATATGTATAAAAATAAACTGTATAAAGGCGTAGAATTTAAAATAATAATTGAAATATAA